The genomic stretch AGGTCGTGGTTGTGGTGGCAGGTCGGCTCCCAGCGGAGGAGATCCTCGGGCAGGTGGAAGCGTCCGTGCGAGGTGCCGACGCGGCAATACTCGATCCCGAGCCGGGGGAGGAGCTGCGCCACGCGGCCGTTGACCGTGCCGTAGGGATAGGACATCCCGCGCACCGGATAGGGGACCCATTGCTCGAGGGCGCGGCGGTCGTCGAGGACTTCGAGGATCAGCTGCTCGTCGGGAAGGCCGTCGAGGTGGGGATGGGTGACGGTGTGGGCCGAGACTTCGTGACCCTCGAAGAGGGCGGCGATCTCCCCGGGGGCGAGATGTTCCGAGCCGCCGCCGAGGGTTCCCGAATTGAGGTGGAAGGTCCCCTTGAGGCCGTGGCGATTGAGGATCGCGACCATCTTCCGG from Verrucomicrobium sp. GAS474 encodes the following:
- a CDS encoding polysaccharide deacetylase family protein; protein product: MSPIRFSLFPGGRTHAVTLSYDDGQIHDRKMVAILNRHGLKGTFHLNSGTLGGGSEHLAPGEIAALFEGHEVSAHTVTHPHLDGLPDEQLILEVLDDRRALEQWVPYPVRGMSYPYGTVNGRVAQLLPRLGIEYCRVGTSHGRFHLPEDLLRWEPTCHHNHDLLAKTEAFLATRALEPRLRLLYVWGHSFEFHREDNWDLLERFGARLAGEGASIWFATNFDIADYLQCLRRLRATVDGRRVQNPSHRPVWIEWAGAAREIAPGAVASL